The stretch of DNA GAGCTGAAATCCGCGCGATTGCGTCCCAGCTTCATCAGCCTCTTGCCGATCTGATGCTTCTTGGCGGCACATGGTCCGGGAAAGGAAAATGGATTCCCCGCCTTCTGAAGCAGCTCGACAACGAGTTGTTTGAGACGTTCGACGTAGGTTTCAAACGCGCCGCTGAAGGGCGGGCTGGAGAGCTTTGCCGTTTGACAGAAGCGGAACTGGCTCGCAAAGGTGGCCGGTATTTCGATGGAGATCGCCGCGAGGCGCCCCTTGATGCCCGCAAGGCAAGTGCCGTGCCGGGACAGTCCCGCTGACTTGCGATTAGCTGGGCTTCGATGCAGGATTTGGGATGGTGAAAATCTTTTTTGATGTTGATGGTGTTCTCATCGATGGCTGGCATTCAGATCCGTCGCTTCGCAAGCCCTGGGATGCGACGATCGAGGCTGATCTCGGCGTTGACCGGGAAGCATTCGGCAACCTCTTCTTTGGAAATGCGGGCGACCGTTCGATCTCGCTTATGGCTGAATGCATCACCGGCAAACGCGATCTCGCTGAGGCGCTTGCCGAGATTCTCCCGGAGGTTGGATATCACGGCGATGCGAAGGACTTCATGAGATATTGGTTCGAAAAGGATTCGAATCTCAACAGGGAGGTCTTTGATCTGGTCGAGAGCATAAGGAGCGGCAGTGATGTCGAGCTCTACGTCGCAACCGGCCAGGAGCATCACCGGGCGCGATTTCTCTGGAACGAGCTCGGCTTCTCGAAGCTGTTCGACCGTATGTTTTACAGTGCGGAAATTCGATACGCGAAGAAGGACATCCGCTTTTTCGAGGCGATCAATTCCCGATTGAGCATCGGCTCCGGCGAGCGCCCGATATTTTTCGACGACCAGCCCGAAATCGTGGCGGTGGCGAGGCAGGCCGGCTGGGACGCAAATCCGTTCGTTTCCGCGTCAAACATTCGCCAGCTCCCGCGGCTGCGCCATCTTTGGGCATCCGGGTGATCGTCGGTGGATATGGTCCGCGTTTCCGCCCTGGAATGCGCGCAAACGCTGTACGCTTCGCAGGGCGGCTAGGCGGGAGGTGAATCCGTCAGTGGCTTCCGGCTTTCTTGCTGGCGAGCAGCATCACATAGTCTTCGGCCGCGTCCGCAAGCGCGAGCGCCACTTCGGCAGGCGTCCAGCCGTGTTGCTGCAAGCGCTTGATCATTTCGAACATCGCGGCTTCGACTTCCGTGCGGCAGTTCAGAGGATGCTCCGGTCTGCCATTTGCATGCTGAGAACCTTGAATTTCTATCATTTTCTCTGCCCCCGTGTTTTGGACCCCGTGCTATTTCAGGCGCCATTTTAGGCAAAGAGCATCGCATAACTTCACGCTGAAGCAAGTGGATGCCTAATCAAGAGTTAAAGCAGACCGTTGCATGACGTCATTTGACGACATTTCAGCAAACCGCGCATTGGCGAATTGGTGGGCTGGAATGCCACCATGCCCTGTCGCGGCGCCTTAGCGGTCATCACCCCAGTCGAAAAACGGGCGGTAGACGCGCCTTGCAATCATCAGGCTGCGGTCGGGACGGATGATGTAGGTCTCCTCCACCTCGCGTCCCCTGTTATCGTAAAATGTATGCGGGAATGAGGAACCGATCGGTGATTTCGTCAGCTTCGTGCGGGGCTGGCCGCTATAGGTGATGCTGCCGGGGATGGGCTCCAAGCCGGGACCGGAAATGTCGCCTACGGCCGTACATCCTGCGATCAATGCCCCCACGATAAGAATTGCGGCAAACTTGGCTTTCATCGGGGTGCTCCATGACGTGGGTCGGCAATGCTATCCTAGATAGGTATGCCCCTCCGCTTTTCCATGGCCGAACGAACGCCGATCCTTCAGTGTACGCTGCCAATCAGGCGGGTATTTCGGCAACCAGGTTGTGAGCGATGGGAATGCTCGCTGGCGATAAAAAAGCCGCCGGAGGACCTCTCCGGCGGCTTTTCTCAAGGCAGTTTCGTTGGCTCAATGCAGGATCTGGCTGAGGAAGAGTTTGGTGCGCTCGTGCTGCGGGTTGTCGAAAAATTCGGCGGGCGAATTCTGTTCGACGATCTGGCCCTGGTCCATGAAAATGACGCGGTTTGCGACCTGACGGGCAAAGCCCATTTCGTGGGTCACGCAGAGCATCGTCATGCCTTCTTCCGCAAGACCAACCATCGTATCCAGCACTTCCTTGATCATTTCCGGATCGAGCGCCGAGGTCGGCTCGTCGAAAAGCATGATCTTCGGGTTCATGCATAGCGAGCGGGCAATCGCCACGCGCTGCTGCTGGCCGCCGGAAAGCTGGCCGGGATACTTGTTCGCCTGTTCCGGGATCTTGACGCGCTTCAGGAAGTGCATGGCGACCTCTTCGGCCTGCTTTTTCGGCATCTTGCGCACCCAGATCGGCGCCAGCGTGCAGTTTTCGAGGATCGTCAGATGCGGGAACAGATTGAAGTGCTGGAACACCATGCCGACTTCGCGGCGCACTTCGTCGATCTTCTTCAGGTCGTTCGTGAGCTCCGTGCCGTCAACGAGGATGTGACCCTTCTGGTGCTCTTCCAGACGGTTGATGCAGCGGATCATCGTCGACTTGCCGGAGCCCGACGGGCCAGCGATGACGATGCGCTCGCCGCGCATGACCTTGAGGTTGATGTCGCGCAGTACGTGGAAATCGCCGTACCACTTGTTCATGTTGATGATCTCGACCGCCACATCCGTTGCGGAGACGGTCATTTTCTTGGGTTCAGCCATGTTTATTCCCTCATTCTTATCGTTTGTGGCCGGTGTCGAGGTAGCGTTCCATGAACACGGAATAGCGCGACATGCCGAAGCAGAAGATCCAGAAGACGAAGCCTGCAAAGACGAGGCCTGTCAGCGGCGTGACCGAGCTTGCCCAGTTGGCGTCGGTGAAGTTCAGGCGGACGATACCAAGCAGGTCGAACATGCTGATGATCGAAACGAGCGACGTATCCTTGAACATGCCGATGAACGTGTTGACGATGCCCGGGATGACCAGCTTGATCGCCTGCGGCAGCACGATGAGCCGCATCTTTTGCCAATAGCCGAGCCCGAGTGAGTCGGCTCCCTCATACTGGCCCTTCGGGATCGCCTGCAGGCCGCCGCGAATGACTTCTGCCATATAGGCGGAGGCGAAGATCGATACGCCGATCACCGCGCGCATCAGTTTGTCGACATTCCAGCCGGTCGGCAGGAAGAGGGGCAGCATGACGCTTGCCATGAAGAGGACCGTAATCAGCGGTATGCCGCGGATCACTTCGATGAAAGTGACGCAGACCATCTTCACGACGGGCATTGTCGATCGCCGGCCAAGCGCCAGCACGATGCCGAATGGCAGCGAGACCGCCATGCCGACGAAGGAAACGACCAGCGTCACGAGCAGGCCGCCCCAGAGCGGCGTGTCGACGACTTCAAGGCCGAAGCCGCCATAGAGCATGAAGAACGAAACGATCGGCAGCACGGCGAAGAGCAGGATCGCGTTCAGACCTTTGCGCGGTACCGACGGGATCAGCATCGGGATCAGCAGCAGTGCAAAGAGGATGAAGACGATCGTCGGACGCCAGCGCTCGTCGAGCGGATAACGGCCGAATACGAACTGATCCAATTTCGCATTGACGAAGGCCCAGCAGGCGCCGCTCCAACCATCGGGCTGAATGCCGCCTTGAACCGCGGTTGCACAGAAGGTGCGGTCGGTACCCGTCCACACGGCCTGGATGAACAGCCAGTCGATCATCTGCGGCAGGACCCAGGCGAGGGCGGCGATCGCAAGCACCGTCAGCAGGATGTCCTTGGGCGTTGCAAGCAGGTTGCGCCGTATCCAGGCGACAGCGCCGCGTTCGCCGGGCGGCGGCGGTTCAGCCGTGAGGATCGCCGTTCTGACAAAGGGGGTGTTGGCAACGGACATCTTATCTCTCCACCAGTGCCATCTTGGCGTTGAACCAGTTCATGAACAGCGACGTGAGGATGCTGAGGCTGAGATAGACGACGATCCAGATCAGCACGATTTCGATGGACTGGCCGGTCTGGTTGAGGGTCGTTCCGCCGACGGCGACAAGGTCCGCAAAGCCGATCGCAATGGCGAGCGACGAGTTCTTCGTCAGGTTCAGATACTGGCTCGTCAGCGGCGGAATGATGATGCGGAAGGCTTGCGGCACCACCACAAGACGGGTGATGCCAGAAGGATGCAGTCCGAGTGCGCCTGCCGCCTCCGACTGTCCTTTGGCTACGCCGCGAATGCCGGCGCGGACGATCTCGGCAATGAAGGCTGCCGTATAGAAGGAAAGCGCCAGGAAGAGTGACATGAATTCCGGGCCGACGACCGAGCCGCCCGTCAGGTTGAACTTGCCGGCGACCGGAACGTCGAATGACATCGGCAGGCCGGTCACCAGGAAGGCAAGGACCGGCAGGCCGGCGATCAGTGCGATCGATGCCCAGATCGTATGGAACGGCTGGCCAGTCGCGGCCTGGCGCTTATGCGCCCAGCGCGCGGTTATAATGGCGGCGATGATGCCGACGATAAAGGCGATCAGAACCGCCCACATGCCTGGTTCGAAGATCGGCTTCGGAAAAGCCAGACCGCGATTGTTCAGGAACATGTTCAAGGGCAGGTGATACGATTCTCTGACCGCGGGCAGAATGGCAAGAACGCCGGAATACCAGAAGAAGATGACAAGCAGCGGCGGGATGTTGCGGAACACTTCGACATAGACCGTGCACAGCTTGGCAATCAGCCAGTTGTGCGACAGGCGCCCGATGCCGACGATAAAGCCGATGATCGTTGCGGTGATGATACCCGTAACCGCGACCAGGAGGGTATTCAAGAAGCCGACGAGGAGGGCGCGGCCATAGGTCGAGTCACTGGAGTAGGAAATCAGCGATTGGCCGACCTCGAAGCCGGCGCGTCCTCTGAGGAAGGCGAAACCAGAGGCCGTATTGCTGCGTGCGAGATTCTCGATCGTGTTGTCCACAATCCACCAGACCACCCCGGCGATCACGAGGACGGTGAGAACCTGATAAAAGATACCCCGGTATTTGGGATCATACATGGCGGACCGGAAGGTCCCGCCGGTTTTAGGCAACGGTGTCGTGCCCAGAGCCTCTTGCGTCATGCCGAGCCAATTCCCCTATGTGCCCGTTTTGGGCTTTTTTCTTGGACGTGGGAAAGGCGGTTGCCCGCCTTTCCGGTATTTCATTCCAGGCCAGCGATCAGCGGACCGGGGGCGCGTACTGGATGCCGCCCTTGCTCCACAGAGCGTTCAGGCCGCGTTCGATCTTGAGCGGGCTGCCCTGACCGATGTTGCGCTCGAAGACTTCGCCGTAATTGCCGACGCCTTTGATCACATTATACGCCCAATCGTTGGTGAGGCCGAGGTCGGTGCCGATCTTGGTGTCGGCTTCGGAACCGAGGAAGCGCTTGATATCCGGGTTCGGCGAGTTCTTCATCTCGTCGACATTGGCCTGGGTAATGCCGAAGTCTTCAGCATTGACCAGAGCGAAGGCCGTCCAGGAGACGACATCGAACCACTGGTCGTCACCCTGGCGAACGGCCGGGCCGAGCGGTTCCTTGGAGATGATCTCCGGAAGGATCATGTGCTCGTCGGGGTTCTTCAGCGTCAGACGCAGAGAATAAAGGCCGGACTGATCGGTCGTGTAAACGTCGCAACGGCCGGAGTCGTATGCGGCGTTGACTTCCTCGAGCTTTTCGAAAACGACCGGGTTGTACTGAAGGTTGTTGGCCTTGAAGTAGTCGGCGAGGTTGAGTTCGGTGGTCGTGCCAGCCTGAACGCAGACGGCAGCGCCGGAAAGCTCGAGAGCCGACTTAACGTTCAGGCCCTTGCGAACCATGAAGCCTTGACCGTCGTAATAGGTGACCGCGCGGAAGTTGAAGCCGAGAGCGGTATCGCGGTTGATCGTCCAGGTCGTGTTACGCGACAAGACGTCGACTTCGCCGGACTGCAGGGCCGGGAAGCGGTCTTTCGCGGAAAGAGGCGTATACTTGACCTTTGTCGGATCGCCGAACACGGCTGAAGCGACCGCCTTGCAGAAATCGACGTCGAAGCCGGCCCAGTTGCCGGACGCGTCAGGCTGAGCAAAGCCGACGAGGCCGCTGTTGACGCCGCACTGGACGAAACCCTTTGCCTTCACGTCAGCGAGAGTGGCTGCCGAGGCAGCCGAGGCGCCAAGGGCGAAAACTGCTGCGCCGACGGCGGCGGACAGGAGCTTAATCTTCATTTTTCCCAACCTTTATCTGTTGTCTTATGTTTTTGTGGAGGGGACGGCTGAAGCAAACCATTCGCCCCCCAATTCTCGACACCCTCCCGGCGCGAGCGGTTCTATCACAGTCGCAAATATCACCACGGTCAAGTGTCGCGGTTCACAATTGCGGCAGAAATTAGCATTTTGGTAAAATGCGCCGCCCTGATAGGCATTTGAGCAGGAAATGGGCAGCCCTTTGCGGAAAATTGTCGCGTAATCCACTGATATATCTGATAAAGTAACGAACTGGGGAATTTGCGTAGCCTTCGCCGGGGTTGACCGTTTTGCGGGGCGGGTCCAGAAGTGCAGCTTTGCATCATTCCGCCAAGGGCCATTCCAGATTATGAAAGACAGAGACAATTTACTGCAGAACGCGGGCATCAATACGCGCCTGACGCATATCGGCAACGATCCTTCGGACTACTTCGGTTTCGTCAATCCACCGGTCGTCCATGCCTCCACGGTGCTCTTCCCCAATGCCAGGACGATGGAGACGCGGTCGCAGAAATATACTTACGGCACCCGCGGGACGCCGACGACGGATGCGCTCTGCGATGCAATCAATGCGCTTGAGGGGTCTGCCGGAACGATCCTGGTTCCTACGGGCCTTGCCGCCGTTACTGTGCCGTTGCTCGCATTTCTCTCGTCCGGCGATCATGTTCTCATCGTCGATTCGGTCTATACGCCGACGCGGCATTTCTGCGACACGCTGCTGACGCGTCTCGGCGTCGAGGTCGAATATTACGACCCGGCGATCGGCGCCGGCATCGAGCAGCTTTTCAAGCCGAACACGAAGCTGGTGCACACCGAGGCGCCAGGGTCGAATACGTTCGAAATGCAGGACATTCCGGCAATTGCCGCAATCGGCCACAAGCATGGTGCGGTCGTTGCAATGGACAATACCTGGGCGACCCCGGTCTATTTCCGGCCGCTCGACTTCGGCGTCGATATTTCGATCCACGCCGCGACAAAATATCCCTCCGGCCACTCCGACATCCTGATGGGCACGGTTTCGGCCAATGCCACGCATTGGGAGCAGTTGAAGGAAGCCAATATCACGCTCGGCATTTGCGGCGCTCCGGACGACGCCTACCAGATCCTGCGCGGCCTGCGCACCATGGGTGTACGGCTTGAGCGGCACTATGAAAGCGCGCTGACGATCGCCAAATGGCTTGAGGGCAGGGATGAAGTCGCGCGCGTCCTGCATCCGGCTCTGTCGAGCTTCCCGTCGCACGAACTCTGGAAGCGTGATTTCAAGGGAGCGAGCGGCATCTTCTCCTTCGTGCTCGCAGCCGATGCGCCGGAGAAATTCAAGGCGAAGGCGCATGCTTTCCTCGACGCACTGCAGATCTTCGGCCTGGGTTATTCCTGGGGCGGCTTCGAGAGCCTTGCAGTCCACGTCAATCTCAATGATCGCCGTATCCGCAAGGCGCCGCAGGAAGGGCCCGTCATCCGGCTTCAGATCGGTCTTGAAGACGTGGTAGACATCAAGGCCGATATCGAACGTGGTTTTGCAGCCGCCAATGCCGTCTGATCAGTCGGTCGGACGGTAGCCGTAGACCCAGTCGAGATCCGCCGCGAGGCTTTGCGGCGCCTTCAGCAAAAGAACGATATCGCGGCCGATGCGCACCGGACCGCGGGCATGATAAGCGAAGCGGTTGAAGGCGCCGCGCTTGCGAATTTTTGCGACGCGCGGCGCGCGCTGTTGTTCGAAGCGAAGCAGAGCTTCCTTTACAGGATGGGCTGCAAGCAGCGCCGCGAGCTCGTAGGAATCTTCGATTGCCATCGCCGCGCCTTGGGCCGCAAAAGGCGTCATGGCGTGAGCCGCGTCGCCGATAAGGACGGTGTCACTTCCGTTTTGCCAGTTGCCCTCCGTCGCCTCGTAGAGCGGCCAGAAGGTAATCCGGGCGTCACCGAACAGTGATTTGATATCGGCACTCCATCCGGAAAAGCGCGATGAGAGCTGCTTCAATTGCTGCTCCGTTGGATCGTTGCGCCAGTCCTGCGGCGCAGCATTGCCGGCCGTGATGGCGACCAGATTGAGGCTGCCGGTCTCCTTCAGCGGATAGCAGATGAGATGGGCCGACGGCCCGAGGAATGCCGAGACATTGGCGCGATCGAGGAACGCCGGCGCGGAATTGCCGGCGATCGTGAAGCGATAGGCTATGTCGCCGGAAAAGTGCGGCGAGGGACTTCCCTTGATCGACTGCCGCAGCGTCGACCAGACGCCGTCGGCACCGATGATTACATCCGGCCGGCGGGTGGTTTCAGGAAGTGCGCCCGGGGCGATCCGATGGCCGAGATGGATCGTGCAACGAGGGTTTGCTTCGACTGCCGTAAGCAGCGCCCCCTGCAGCGTCGCGCGGTGCACGACGCCGTAGGGAGCGCCCCAGCGGATGCGAGCGAAGTCGCCTGCGGGAACGGCCGCAAGCGGGCGGAGCGTATCGCCGGAGAAAAGGCGAATGAATTGCGGCTCGAGCCAGACTTTTTCGATGTCCTGCAGGACGCCGAGTTTTGCGAGGATACGCGAGGCGTTCGGCGAGATTTGCAGGCCGGCGCCGACCTCTGCAAGCGCGGCAGCCTGCTCGAAAATATCCGAACTGATGCCGCGTTTAGCCAGGGCCAGAGCCGCGGTCAGGCCCGCAGTTCCGGCGCCGATGATGGCGGCGTGTTCGACCGGCATCTGATGTCCGATCTTGAGTGAATTTACGCTGCCTTGACGTGGAAGACGCAACCGGCCGGGTTCGTCTGGCTCGGCTTCAGCGCGCCGTTGAAGCGATAAAGCGTCGAACAGTAGGAGCAGACCTTTTCGTTGTCGTCGCCCATGTCGATGAAGATGTGCGGATGATCGAAGGGCACGGATGCGCCGGTGCACATGAACTCCTTCACGCCGACTTCGATTACGCGGTGTCCGCCGTCGTTCTGGAAGTGGGGAATGTTGTGGCCGGCCATGTCTGTCTCCGAATGCTTTGAAATGTGCGCGGACATTATAATCGTTCGCCTCAAATGTGTAGAGCCAAAGCGCCGCACGGCACATGGTTTTTTGGCGCGGCGAGGGTTCACCTCCGCTGCTCGATAAAATATGGTCCGGCCAAAAAGGACGGCATTATGAATCTGAATACGCCCGCATTTTCCAGTTTCACCCACGGCGGCCTGAAACTTGTCTTTTTCGACGAAGGGGATCCCAACGGCCCACCGGTGCTGCTCATTCATGGTTTTGCTTCGACCGCCAACGTCAACTGGGTGCATCCTGGCTGGGTGAAGACGCTGGGCGATGCAGGCTATCGGGTGATCGCGATGGATAATCGCGGCCACGGGAAAAGCGACAAACCGCACGATGCCGAAGCCTACCGGCCGTGGATCATGGCGGAAGATGCCGTGGCGCTTCTCGACCATCTAGGCATTCCGCAAGCCAATGTCATGGGCTACTCGATGGGCGCGCGGATTTCGGTCTTCACGGCGCTTGCCCATCCGCATCGCGTGCGTTCGCTGGTGCTCGGCGGCCTTGGCATCGGGATGACGGATGGCGTCGGCGATTGGGATCCGATTGCCGATGCGCTGCTCGCGCCCTCGCTGGACGACGTCACGCATTCCCGCGGGCGCATGTTCCGCGCCTTCGCTGAGCAGACCAGGAGCGACCGGCAGGCGCTCGCTTCCTGCATCCGGGGATCGCGCGATCTCGTGGCGCGGGCCGACATGGGCAGGATCGATGCGCCGACTTTGATCGGCGTTGGAACAAAAGACGATATTGCAGGTTCGGCAGAGGAACTGGCGGGCTTGATGCCGCATGCCGAGGCGCTGGACATTCCGGGCCGCGACCATATGTTGGCGGTTGGAGACAAGGTATTCAAGAAGGCGGTTCTAGAGTTCTATGAGAGAGTCGCCGGGCGGTGACAGTCCGTCTCAGAGTGCCGTGATTACCGAAAAATCATCCTAAAAAAGCATAGGACCGGCACCCATTTATGTTCTGGGCATTATGCCCTATATAATGTTGTTCCGACGGAAACGAGGAGACCTGGAATGGTCGCGAAGACTGACGTTCGTTTTGAGGCACCAAACCCGCTGAAGGTCATGGATCCGATCTGGGACAGCCTGCGCGAAGAAGCGCGTGTTGCTGCCGAGAAGGATCCGGTGCTGGCGGCTTTCCTTTATTCGACGGTGATCAACCACCGTTCGCTGGAAGAATGCGTCATTCATCGTATCTGCGAA from Rhizobium sp. 007 encodes:
- a CDS encoding amino acid ABC transporter ATP-binding protein, which produces MAEPKKMTVSATDVAVEIINMNKWYGDFHVLRDINLKVMRGERIVIAGPSGSGKSTMIRCINRLEEHQKGHILVDGTELTNDLKKIDEVRREVGMVFQHFNLFPHLTILENCTLAPIWVRKMPKKQAEEVAMHFLKRVKIPEQANKYPGQLSGGQQQRVAIARSLCMNPKIMLFDEPTSALDPEMIKEVLDTMVGLAEEGMTMLCVTHEMGFARQVANRVIFMDQGQIVEQNSPAEFFDNPQHERTKLFLSQILH
- a CDS encoding amino acid ABC transporter permease, which gives rise to MTQEALGTTPLPKTGGTFRSAMYDPKYRGIFYQVLTVLVIAGVVWWIVDNTIENLARSNTASGFAFLRGRAGFEVGQSLISYSSDSTYGRALLVGFLNTLLVAVTGIITATIIGFIVGIGRLSHNWLIAKLCTVYVEVFRNIPPLLVIFFWYSGVLAILPAVRESYHLPLNMFLNNRGLAFPKPIFEPGMWAVLIAFIVGIIAAIITARWAHKRQAATGQPFHTIWASIALIAGLPVLAFLVTGLPMSFDVPVAGKFNLTGGSVVGPEFMSLFLALSFYTAAFIAEIVRAGIRGVAKGQSEAAGALGLHPSGITRLVVVPQAFRIIIPPLTSQYLNLTKNSSLAIAIGFADLVAVGGTTLNQTGQSIEIVLIWIVVYLSLSILTSLFMNWFNAKMALVER
- a CDS encoding HAD family hydrolase; protein product: MVKIFFDVDGVLIDGWHSDPSLRKPWDATIEADLGVDREAFGNLFFGNAGDRSISLMAECITGKRDLAEALAEILPEVGYHGDAKDFMRYWFEKDSNLNREVFDLVESIRSGSDVELYVATGQEHHRARFLWNELGFSKLFDRMFYSAEIRYAKKDIRFFEAINSRLSIGSGERPIFFDDQPEIVAVARQAGWDANPFVSASNIRQLPRLRHLWASG
- a CDS encoding FAD-dependent monooxygenase gives rise to the protein MPVEHAAIIGAGTAGLTAALALAKRGISSDIFEQAAALAEVGAGLQISPNASRILAKLGVLQDIEKVWLEPQFIRLFSGDTLRPLAAVPAGDFARIRWGAPYGVVHRATLQGALLTAVEANPRCTIHLGHRIAPGALPETTRRPDVIIGADGVWSTLRQSIKGSPSPHFSGDIAYRFTIAGNSAPAFLDRANVSAFLGPSAHLICYPLKETGSLNLVAITAGNAAPQDWRNDPTEQQLKQLSSRFSGWSADIKSLFGDARITFWPLYEATEGNWQNGSDTVLIGDAAHAMTPFAAQGAAMAIEDSYELAALLAAHPVKEALLRFEQQRAPRVAKIRKRGAFNRFAYHARGPVRIGRDIVLLLKAPQSLAADLDWVYGYRPTD
- a CDS encoding alpha/beta hydrolase, with translation MNLNTPAFSSFTHGGLKLVFFDEGDPNGPPVLLIHGFASTANVNWVHPGWVKTLGDAGYRVIAMDNRGHGKSDKPHDAEAYRPWIMAEDAVALLDHLGIPQANVMGYSMGARISVFTALAHPHRVRSLVLGGLGIGMTDGVGDWDPIADALLAPSLDDVTHSRGRMFRAFAEQTRSDRQALASCIRGSRDLVARADMGRIDAPTLIGVGTKDDIAGSAEELAGLMPHAEALDIPGRDHMLAVGDKVFKKAVLEFYERVAGR
- a CDS encoding amino acid ABC transporter substrate-binding protein — encoded protein: MKIKLLSAAVGAAVFALGASAASAATLADVKAKGFVQCGVNSGLVGFAQPDASGNWAGFDVDFCKAVASAVFGDPTKVKYTPLSAKDRFPALQSGEVDVLSRNTTWTINRDTALGFNFRAVTYYDGQGFMVRKGLNVKSALELSGAAVCVQAGTTTELNLADYFKANNLQYNPVVFEKLEEVNAAYDSGRCDVYTTDQSGLYSLRLTLKNPDEHMILPEIISKEPLGPAVRQGDDQWFDVVSWTAFALVNAEDFGITQANVDEMKNSPNPDIKRFLGSEADTKIGTDLGLTNDWAYNVIKGVGNYGEVFERNIGQGSPLKIERGLNALWSKGGIQYAPPVR
- a CDS encoding zinc-finger domain-containing protein, which gives rise to MAGHNIPHFQNDGGHRVIEVGVKEFMCTGASVPFDHPHIFIDMGDDNEKVCSYCSTLYRFNGALKPSQTNPAGCVFHVKAA
- a CDS encoding cystathionine beta-lyase; amino-acid sequence: MKDRDNLLQNAGINTRLTHIGNDPSDYFGFVNPPVVHASTVLFPNARTMETRSQKYTYGTRGTPTTDALCDAINALEGSAGTILVPTGLAAVTVPLLAFLSSGDHVLIVDSVYTPTRHFCDTLLTRLGVEVEYYDPAIGAGIEQLFKPNTKLVHTEAPGSNTFEMQDIPAIAAIGHKHGAVVAMDNTWATPVYFRPLDFGVDISIHAATKYPSGHSDILMGTVSANATHWEQLKEANITLGICGAPDDAYQILRGLRTMGVRLERHYESALTIAKWLEGRDEVARVLHPALSSFPSHELWKRDFKGASGIFSFVLAADAPEKFKAKAHAFLDALQIFGLGYSWGGFESLAVHVNLNDRRIRKAPQEGPVIRLQIGLEDVVDIKADIERGFAAANAV
- a CDS encoding amino acid ABC transporter permease, whose protein sequence is MSVANTPFVRTAILTAEPPPPGERGAVAWIRRNLLATPKDILLTVLAIAALAWVLPQMIDWLFIQAVWTGTDRTFCATAVQGGIQPDGWSGACWAFVNAKLDQFVFGRYPLDERWRPTIVFILFALLLIPMLIPSVPRKGLNAILLFAVLPIVSFFMLYGGFGLEVVDTPLWGGLLVTLVVSFVGMAVSLPFGIVLALGRRSTMPVVKMVCVTFIEVIRGIPLITVLFMASVMLPLFLPTGWNVDKLMRAVIGVSIFASAYMAEVIRGGLQAIPKGQYEGADSLGLGYWQKMRLIVLPQAIKLVIPGIVNTFIGMFKDTSLVSIISMFDLLGIVRLNFTDANWASSVTPLTGLVFAGFVFWIFCFGMSRYSVFMERYLDTGHKR